A genomic window from Fusarium falciforme chromosome 2, complete sequence includes:
- a CDS encoding Poly(ADP-ribose) glycohydrolase, whose amino-acid sequence MSPRPPSFLLPNSPSCRVLDRFSDLPDDVEVEEDESGCIPFWPLLQHLLRLPVSSVPQLIDRMQTITANAGTCRDNDFQTLKEFLSTRSETKLLSTTWPKLRDIALDLPTYFPSGQLELLQPGLPLRLSRGQVACLVIHQFLCSSVPQRDDEGYQDLGLWYSSEQRHPAAVEMYLEALFTYFERLPEASDLLQDHDGFTGRTETCVIYELYRKEGEVALEAAKLAPVHVNYLDTHTTDIHSSEFQGKGGAAVVSANKIIGFGQSATQEEIFVGIAPESYPVVLVAPHLADDTVTTVSGARAMLSVKGQRRQIEWSCVGVPSLTESVERPGGRLVFMDALEMDMLESPSEGSLPDLQPENVDREIKKATAGFESYQGDAVFTGLWGCGAFGGDPGVKLVVLWIAAAAAAAVGIRLHIVLGPGEHELGVAFERVVKVGEGSSAKVMRDTLLKAPEKLRREGILEWIEQAVSGTP is encoded by the coding sequence ATGTCGCCGCGACCGCCCAGCTTTCTTCTCCCCAACTCTCCATCCTGTCGCGTTCTTGATCGGTTCAGCGATTTACCCGACgatgttgaagttgaagaggatgaatCTGGCTGTATTCCCTTCTGGCCTCTACTGCAGCATCTCCTTCGCCTTCCTGTGTCATCAGTCCCACAGCTCATAGACCGGATGCAGACTATTACCGCCAACGCAGGCACATGTCGAGACAATGATTTTCAAACACTGAAAGAATTTTTGAGTACTAGAAGCGAGACCAAGTTATTGAGCACGACATGGCCGAAACTGCGCGACATCGCCCTCGATCTTCCGACCTACTTCCCCAGCGGACAGCTCGAGCTTCTTCAACCAGGGCTTCCTCTACGTCTGAGCCGTGGCCAGGTCGCTTGTTTGGTCATACATCAGTTTCTATGCTCTAGTGTCCCTCAAAGAGACGATGAAGGCTACCAGGACTTGGGGCTCTGGTACTCGTCTGAGCAGCGGCACCCTGCAGCAGTAGAGATGTACCTCGAAGCACTCTTTACCTACTTTGAGCGTCTACCCGAAGCTTCTGATCTGCTTCAAGATCACGATGGTTTTACGGGTAGAACCGAAACCTGCGTCATATACGAGCTGTATCGGAAAGAGGGCGAAGTGGCCTTGGAGGCGGCAAAGTTGGCACCAGTTCATGTCAACTACCTTGACACCCACACAACCGATATACACAGCTCCGAATTCCAGGGGAAAGGAGGTGCTGCTGTCGTCTCTGCAAACAAGATCATCGGGTTCGGTCAGTCGGCGACACAGGAAGAGATATTTGTCGGCATCGCGCCAGAGAGTTATCCTGTCGTTCTGGTTGCGCCACACCTCGCAGATGATACCGTTACCACTGTGTCAGGTGCAAGAGCAATGTTGAGTGTCAAGGGTCAACGGAGGCAGATTGAATGGAGTTGTGTCGGTGTGCCATCTCTGACAGAGAGTGTCGAGCGGCCGGGCGGTCGACTCGTCTTCATGGATGCGTTGGAGATGGACATGCTCGAGTCACCATCTGAAGGGTCTTTACCTGATCTGCAGCCGGAGAATGTGGACCGAGAGATCAAAAAGGCAACCGCAGGCTTTGAATCTTACCAAGGAGATGCTGTCTTCACCGGACTCTGGGGCTGTGGCGCGTTCGGAGGCGACCCAGGGGTAAAACTGGTGGTTCTCTGGatcgcggcggcggcggcggcggcggtgggaATTAGACTTCATATAGTTCTTGGCCCTGGAGAACACGAGCTCGGAGTTGCATTCGAGAGGGTAGTCAAGGTCGGTGAGGGCTCATCTGCAAAGGTGATGAGGGACACGTTGTTGAAGGCTCCGGAGAAACTACGAAGGGAAGGGATCCTGGAGTGGATTGAACAAGCGGTGTCAGGGACTCCATGA
- a CDS encoding Glycosidase, which produces MFSKALSTAAVVLAAAGLVSAQTYTDCNPLKKTCPANPAFGDNKVDCDFTKGECDAFHGMIGTSLKYDGKGAWFVINKESDAPTIRTDNYIFFGRVDVVVQAAQGQGIVTSAVLQSDDLDEIDWEWVGGDNAQVQSNYFSKGDTTTYDRAVYHPVAAPLTSTHKYSVEWTSTKIDWLIDDAVVRTLNAADAKGGSAFPQTPMQIKLGTWVAGGKNSNAGTREWAGGYTNFDDAPFNAYYKSITIIDYAGKDAPGQNAGAKEYVYGDNSGDWTSIKVKKTSSTDDDEKTTTKVTKTSTTAEPTKTKTAETTSTEEETKTTSSETKKETKTSTKEETSTKEEETTTEQETKTSEVATTFTTAAATSKDAGATTTEAGAGSGGAQETGSATGAGDDAAPSVSTVPVNSGARLAGSVLAAAGLMMAQMLI; this is translated from the exons ATGTTCTCCAAGGCTCTTTCTACCGCCGCGGTGGTCCTCGCTGCCGCTGGCCTGGTCTCTGCCCAGACTTATACCGACTGCAACCCCCTCAAGAAGA CCTGCCCTGCCAACCCTGCCTTTGGCGACAACAAGGTCGACTGCGACTTCACAAAGGGTGAATGCGATGCCTTCCACGGGATGATTGGAACCAGCCTCAAGTACGACGGCAAGGGTGCTTGGTTCGTTATCAACAAGGAGAGCGATGCTCCTACCATCCGAACAGACAACTACATCTTCTTTGGCCGAGTCGACGTCGTTGTCCAGGCCGCTCAGGGCCAGGGAATCGTCACCAGCGCCGTCCTTCAGTccgacgacctcgacgagatcGATTGGGAGTGGGTTGGTGGTGATAACGCTCAGGTCCAGTCCAACTACTTCAGCAAGGGTGATACCACCACATACGACCGCGCCGTCTACCACCCCGTTGCTGCTCCTCTCACCTCGACTCACAAGTACTCTGTTGAGTGGACCTCGACCAAGATTGACTGGCTCATTGACGATGCCGTTGTCCGTACTCTGAACGCTGCCGATGCCAAGGGCGGATCTGCCTTCCCCCAGACCCCCATGCAGATTAAGCTCGGAACCTGGGTTGCTGGAGGCAAGAACAGCAACGCCGGAACCCGAGAGTGGGCTGGTGGTTAC ACCAACTTTGACGATGCCCCCTTCAACGCCTACTACAAGAGCATCACCATTATCGACTACGCTGGAAAGGACGCCCCTGGCCAGAACGCTGGTGCCAAGGAGTACGTCTATGGTGACAACTCTGGTGACTGGACCAGCAtcaaggtgaagaagaccagctccaccgacgacgacgagaagacCACCACCAAGGTCACCAAGACTAGCACCACTGCCGAGcccaccaagaccaagaccgcCGAGACCACTTCCACCGAGGAAGAGACCAAGACCACCTCCagcgagaccaagaaggagaccaagacttccaccaaggaggagacctcgaccaaggaggaggagacaaCCACTGAGCAGGAGACCAAGACCTCTGAGGTCGCCACCACCTTcaccactgctgctgctacctCCAAGGACGCCGGTGCCACTACCACCGAGGCCGGCGCTGGCTCTGGCGGTGCCCAGGAGACTGGCTCTGCTACCGGGGCTGGAGACGACGCTGCTCCCTCAGTCAGCACCGTTCCCGTCAACTCTGGTGCCCGATTGGCCGGCAGCGttctcgctgctgctggtctCATGATGGCCCAGATGCTCATCTAA
- a CDS encoding BZIP domain-containing protein, translated as MMNAADVELEEFTAFEGGANTAFSSPAVPSVFDLGGSASSSISNLATVSPHDLLFQEPFMSAPNSSALTALTSPSIHNESPDFTDGYDVSPNFGNADFDTSGDPWYPLFPQDVSALEKASVENSPATKSDDLESVGRSSSSDRRKSGTSPSTRHSSVAGVNARKRDKPLPPIVVDDPNDVVAMKRARNTLAARKSRERKAQRLEDLEAKIARLEAERDHWKSLALASGAQ; from the exons ATGATGAACGCCGCAG ACGTCGAACTCGAAGAGTTCACTGCCTTCGAGGGCGGGGCCAACAcggccttctcctcgccTGCCGTTCCTAGCGTCTTTGACCTGGGCGGCAGTGCTTccagctccatctccaacctgGCGACTGTGTCGCCCCACGATCTGCTCTTCCAGGAGCCATTCATGTCCGCACCTAACTCGTCGGCTCTCACGGCGCTGACTTCGCCGTCCATCCACAACGAGTCTCCTGACTTCACCGACGGATATGATGTGTCTCCCAACTTTGGCAACGCCGACTTTGACACCTCTGGTGATCCCTGGTACCCTCTGTTCCCTCAAGACGTGTCCGCTCTTGAGAAGGCCAGTGTGGAAAACTCACCAGCGACCAAGTCGGATGATCTGGAGTCGGTTGGTCGTTCCTCGTCTTCCGACCGCCGGAAGTCGGGTACTTCTCCCTCGACTCGCCACTCTTCGGTGGCGGGAGTGAACGCTCGCAAGCGTGACAAGCCCCTCCCTCCCATTGTTGTGGATGATCCCAACGATGTCGTTGCCATGAAGCGTGCCCGCAACACCCTGGCGGCGCGAAAGTCTCGTGAGCGCAAGGCTCAGCGACTGGAGGATCTTGAGGCCAAGATTGCGAGGCTGGAAGCAGAGCGTGACCACTGGAAGTCGCTCGCGCTTGCGTCTGGTGCGCAATAG
- a CDS encoding Homoserine dehydrogenase, whose translation MAAPKQVYIAIIGAGGVGKVFIDQLQTLAARRPSPKLSLAYIATSRKALYNDDYSALNLENVVDTLGASSKAPLALPQVVEYLSKAPAKTVLVDNTSSQDVAELYPLALSQGISIVTPNKKAFSGSYKLWQDIFSAAEASGARVYHESSVGAGLPVISTLKDLVETGDKVTKIEGVFSGTMSFLFNSFAPTEGQGGKWSDEVKNAKSLGYTEPDPRDDLNGLDVARKLTILARLAGLPVESPTSFPVQSLIPKELESCTSGDEFLEKLPAFDQQMEETKAAAEKAGKVVRFVGSIDTASQQVKVGLEQFDRSHPIAALKGSDNIISFYTERYGSNPLIVQGAGAGGAVTAMGVTADLIKVLSQIA comes from the exons ATGGCCGCCCCCAAGCAAGTTTACATTGCCATCATTG GCGCCGGTGGTGTTGGCAAGGTCTTCATTGACCAGCTCCAGACCCTCGCTGCTCGGAGGCCTTCCCCGAAGCTGAGTCTCGCCTACATTGCCACGAGCCGCAAGGCCCTCTACAACGACGACTACTCTGCTCTCAACCTCGAAAATGTCGTCGATACCCTCGGAGCCTCCTCCAAGGCCCCCCTCGCTCTTCCCCAAGTCGTTGAGTACCTTTCCAAGGCCCCTGCCAAGACCGTCCTCGTCGACAACACGAGCTCCCAAGACGTTGCCGAGCTGTACCCCCTCGCTCTGAGCCAAGGCATCAGCATCGTCACCCCCAACAAGAAGGCTTTCTCTGGCTCCTATAAGCTGTGGCAGGATATCTTCTCGGCCGCCGAGGCTTCTGGAGCTCGTGTCTACCATGAGTCATCTGTTGGTGCTGGCCTTCCCGTCATTTCCACCCTGAAGGATCTAGTTGAGACTGGCGACAAGGTCACCAAAATTGAGGGTGTCTTCAGCGGCACCATGTCTTTCCTCTTCAACTCCTTTGCTCCCACCGAGGGCCAGGGCGGCAAGTGGTCggacgaggtcaagaacgCCAAGTCTCTTGGCTACACTGAGCCTGACCCCCGAGACGATCTCAACGGTCTCGACGTTGCTCGCAAGCTGACTATCCTGGCCCGCCTGGCTGGTCTCCCTGTCGAGTCTCCCACCTCCTTCCCCGTGCAGAGCCTCATCcccaaggagctcgagtcCTGCACCAGCGGTGACGAgttcctcgagaagctccctGCCTTTGACCAGCAGAtggaggagaccaaggccgCTGCCGAGAAGGCCGGAAAGGTTGTCCGATTCGTTGGAAGCATCGACACTGCTTCTCAGCAGGTCAAGGTTGGACTCGAGCAGTTTGACCGCTCTCACCCCATTGCCGCTCTCAAGGGCAGCGACAACATCATCAGCTTCTACACTGAGAGGTACGGAAGCAACCCTCTGATTGTCCAGGGTGCCGGTGCTGGTGGCGCTGTGACTGCCATGGGTGTGACTGCCGACCTGATCAAGGTTCTGTCGCAGATTGCTTAA
- a CDS encoding TRNA (guanine-N(7)-)-methyltransferase, producing the protein MTTELPNKQKGRELSRAARTKDGITQLPRKKFYRQRAHANPFSDHMLEYPTSPDDMDWSVYFPHYVQDEAPEDATKPRRLRKDVEIVDIGCGFGGLLVALAPKLPDTLVLGLEIRTQVAEYVQERIKALRSQNSDNMYQNVGCIRANTMKFLPNFFKKSQLSKIFICFPDPHFKARKHKARIVSTTLNSEYAYALRPGGIVYTITDVEDLHLWMVQHLDAHPAFERIPKEEEDADECVQVMLTETEEGKKVARNKGQKFVALFRRLEDPPW; encoded by the exons ATGACGACAGAGCTTCCAAATAAACAAAAAGGCCGCGAGCTGAGTCGCGCAGCAAGGACCAAGGATGGGATCACTCAGTTGCCGCGAAAAAAGTTTTACCGCCAGCGGGCGCATGCGAATCCCTTCTCCGACCACATGCTAGAGTA CCCTACATCCCCGGATGACATGGATTGGTCTGTGTATTTTCCTCATTATGTTCAAGATGAGGCCCCAGAAGATGCCACCAAGCCTCGTCGTCTCCGCAAAGACGTAGAGATTGTCGACATCGGCTGTGGATTTGGTGGTCTCTTGGTTGCTTTGGCACCAAAGTTGCCAGACACCCTAGTTCTCG GTCTGGAGATCCGTACCCAGGTTGCAGAGTATGTCCAAGAGCGGATAAAGGCACTGCGGTCACAAAACTCGGACAACATGTATCAAAACGTGGGATGTATCAGGGCGAACACAATGAAGTTTCTCCCaaacttcttcaagaagagcCAATTGTCCAAAATCTTCATCTGCTTCCCCGACCCTCACTTCAAGGCCAGAAAACACAAGGCGAGAATTGTGTCGACAACACTCAACTCAGAATACGCCTATGCTCTCCGACCCGGAGGCATCGTGTACACCATTACAGACGTTGAAGACTTGCATCTGTGGATGGTTCAGCACCTCGATGCTCATCCTGCCTTCGAGAGGATTccgaaggaggaagaggatgcaGATGAGTGTGTGCAGGTCATGTTGACTGAGACGGAAGAGGGCAAGAAAGTGGCCCGGAATAAGGGCCAAAAGTTTGTGGCCTTGTTCCGGAGACTTGAGGATCCTCCGTGGTAG
- a CDS encoding TRNA (guanine-N(7)-)-methyltransferase has product MALKRRDAALAGLAAFIAWGVVASWLPVLRWAGQAFVAGSFVTLVVLLAALVLVSRQPSDRISRPHAAAFLGPKAWRSEVQALRQRQFYTPAPIAPESPRVSEAVDGLLGMIGRDFVSSWYSNISRNPTFSNQVDKAIRQALLSLCDSLRDKDLAEIVTSRLVPILTAHFRDFYEAEKSVRGKKLNRSVTESEELDLAIASKFRDGRLHPAASLSFPDTKMVQQDYLRTLVSKVVPQILPETMLSSRAVSIIIREIVSCAVLFPVVQLLSEPDTWNQLMENLGRSMLQDRSTVRKLRAALDQHASPTPKSSKLASMPRVAPGDSERKFEKFIRAIRKVNNLSDARRFRSEVASQLKRDSLQENQDPVYLRRLEMGKRLLDQRVNHLAAGGDRHAPAPAPVPTTSSHSRLENASLVELLRDSAGLSYFMEYMDRQHLMPLVQFWLVVDGFRNPLEDDGQDDEHVPSTLPMWTDSDRQDLQQIEQAYLSKAELKVPDSSKKEVREFIKAGKSATPAQYYKARRAILRAQSAVLEEMQSRFFQSFKKSDLFYKCIAAQEAASANSVRPVHQPDPQSSTNTRSSKTLPAKPRPVSRLAPPLSSSGRRTGSASDLKALTTNGNGSDPLTKARRSLDESSTNPLFDDDDIDNDGLVDSVQSLDQDTNIQQLPDTQVVQAVEQALTNIMEDNRPQTAEDLRASLFGGGGSVLGGSIDDNASSLFSGNDNDSHRGSMDIGVKPTVSNKEGEKPSLSSLGLVSAASRIGVFVDDDLFGDEDKVPDDGDVDDGLPPDDEDEVHEAAPGDLGLAEAITALSNDIDRLVAQEAVVESLTRKAELTNNTAELRILRKSKASLQREIRRKELQRQQYVVQESDNSLYGRSTIKIKSIQVGKEEDGREFALYVIEVQRNAGEQMPAASWVISRRYSEFHELHQKLRSRYPSVRDLDFPRRRMVMKFQSEFLRKRRAALEKYMRELLLLPEVCRSRDLRAFLSQSVIAQGQDILDREDKKDMMTRLYDSVADGMDDILGNIPVLDQISVAGQNLIAAATNQLNTVPLNVNEDTFPAAEAEAELNAFENKELEPFIKPICDIFLEVFELNKGNNWLRGRAVVVVLQQLLGGTIERKVRDNVKMLVQEDSLLRYIGLVQDSLWPGGQLQRDRKPRTSIEKKKTRTEASLMLATLVPDLAGSVVGRVNAQAASRRIFATLNNSRLNAHLVFTMIDEIVSVIFEEL; this is encoded by the exons ATGGCCCTCAAGCGCAGAGATGCTGCCCTCGCAGGACTCGCAGCCTTCATAGCCTGGGGCGTCGTCGCGAGCTGGCTCCCCGTCCTCCGCTGGGCGGGCCAAGCCTTTGTAGCTGGCTCCTTCGTcaccctcgtcgtcctcttgGCTGCTCTTGTCCTCGTCTCGAGACAACCCAGCGACCGCATTTCACGACCGCACGCCGCCGCCTTTCTGGGACCCAAAGCATGGCGATCCGAGGTGCAGGCGCTGCGCCAGCGACAATTCTATACCCCGGCCCCCATAGCTCCCGAGTCACCCCGCGTCTCCGAGGCCGTCGATGGCCTACTTGGCATGATAGGCCGCGACTTTGTGAGCAGCTGGTATTCCAACATTAGCCGCAATCCTACCTTCTCGAACCAAGTCGACAAAGCTATACGCCAGGCGCTGCTGAGTCTATGCGATTCCCTTCGTGACAAGGACCTGGCCGAGATCGTCACCAGCCGCCTCGTCCCCATCCTCACCGCCCACTTTCGAGACTTTTACGAGGCGGAGAAATCAGTGCGTGGGAAGAAGCTCAACCGATCTGTCACCGAATCCGAAGAACTCGACTTGGCTATTGCATCCAAATTCCGAGATGGCCGCTTACACCCCGCTGCTTCGTTGTCGTTCCCCGACACCAAGATGGTTCAGCAGGACTACCTTCGGACCCTCGTCTCAAAGGTTGTGCCTCAGATCCTCCCCGAGACCATGCTTTCCAGTCGAGCCGTTTCTATCATTATCCGCGAGATTGTCAGCTGTGCTGTCCTATTCCCAGTGGTCCAACTGCTGTCCGAACCAGACACCTGGAACCAACTCATGGAGAACCTTGGTCGTTCAATGCTTCAGGATAGATCAACGGTACGCAAGCTTCGAGCAGCCTTGGACCAGCACGCCTCCCCTACACCAAAGTCCAGCAAGCTAGCTTCTATGCCTCGAGTTGCTCCGGGAGACAGTGAGCGCAAGTTCGAAAAGTTCATTCGCGCCATCCGCAAGGTCAATAACCTGTCAGATGCCCGTCGTTTCCGCAGCGAAGTTGCCAGCCAGCTCAAGCGGGATTCCCTCCAGGAAAATCAAGATCCGGTTTACCTTCGACGATTGGAGATGGGGAAGCGTCTTCTTGACCAGAGAGTCAACCACCTCGCAGCTGGCGGAGACCGTCATGCCCCTGCCCCTGCTCCAGTACCAACGACTTCTTCACATTCGAGACTGGAAAACGCATCCCTGGTTGAGCTCTTGCGGGACTCTGCAGGGCTTTCCTACTTCATGGAATATATGGACCGCCAGCATCTCATGCCTCTGGTGCAATTCTGGCTCGTGGTGGACGGCTTCAGGAACCCtctggaggatgatggccaagatgacgaGCATGTGCCGTCAACGCTACCCATGTGGACAGACTCGGACCGTCAAGATCTTCAGCAGATTGAACAGGCATATCTATCAAAGGCCGAGTTGAAGGTCCCGGACTCTTCGAAAAAGGAGGTGAGAGAGTTTATCAAAGCAGGAAAGTCAGCCACACCGGCTCAATATTACAAAGCCCGTCGGGCCATTCTAAGGGCGCAGAGTGCTGTTCTCGAAGAGATGCAGTCACGCTTCTTCCAGAGTTTCAAGAAATCCGACCTATTCTACAAATGTATTGcagcccaagaagcagccAGTGCCAATTCAGTTCGGCCAGTCCATCAGCCAGACCCTCAGTCATCTACGAATACTCGATCCAGCAAGACCTTACCAGCCAAACCGAGGCCGGTGTCACGTCTCGCCCCTCCGCTATCCAGTTCAGGAAGGCGTACAGGCTCTGCATCAGACCTGAAAGCGCTGACCACTAACGGCAATGGGTCAGATCCTCTGACGAAAGCTAGACGCTCTCTTGATGAGAGTTCTACAAACCCCTTatttgacgacgatgacattGACAATGATGGACTGGTGGATTCTGTACAAAGCCTGGACCAGGATACGAACATTCAACAATTACCAGACACGCAGGTTGTTCAGGCCGTGGAGCAGGCTCTCACCAATATCATGGAAGATAACCGGCCTCAGACTGCCGAGGACCTCCGTGCGTCTCTTTTTGGCGGTGGTGGAAGTGTTCTCGGAGGCAGTATTGATGACAATGCCTCGAGCCTTTTCTCGGGAAATGATAACGACTCCCACCGTGGCTCCATGGATATCGGGGTTAAACCCACTGTCTCGAAcaaggagggcgagaagCCAAGTCTATcatctcttggccttgttagTGCTGCTTCAAGAATTGGCGTTTTTGTGGACGATGACCTATTTGGTGATGAAGACAAGGTTCCTGACGACGgggatgttgatgatggcctaCCgcctgatgatgaggatgaagtcCATGAAGCAGCCCCGGGAGATCTTGGATTGGCAGAAGCTATCACGGCACTTTCCAACGACATTGATCGTTTAGTGGCTCAGGAGGCGGTTGTGGAATCGCTGACGCGAAAAGCAGAGTTGACCAACAACACTGCTGAGCTGCGCATTCTGAGAAAGTCCAAGGCTAGTCTCCAGAGGGAGATTCGACGAAAAGAGCTTCAACGGCAGCAATATGTGGTTCAGGAGAGTGACAACAGTCTCTACGGCCGCTCAACGATCAAGATCAAGTCCATCCAAGTgggcaaggaggaggacggcaGAGAATTTGCTCTGTATGTCATCGAGGTTCAGAGAAATGCCGGAGAGCAGATGCCCGCAGCATCATGGGTGATTTCGCGGCGATACAGCGAGTTCCACGAACTTCACCAAAAGCTACGGTCCCGATATCCGTCGGTGCGAGATCTCGACTTTCCGCGGCGGCGCATGGTGATGAAGTTTCAGAGCGAGTTCCTACGAAAACGGCGGGCTGCCCTGGAGAAGTACATGCGAGAGCTGCTTCTGCTACCCGAGGTCTGCCGGAGTCGAGATCTCCGGGCTTTCCTCTCGCAGAGCGTAATTGCGCAAGGTCAGGACATTCTAGACCGCGAGGATAAGAAGGATATGATGACGCGTCTATACGACTCAGTGGCGGACGGGATGGATGACATTCTGGGAAATATCCCTGTCTTGGATCAGATCTCAGTTGCTGGCCAGAATCTGATTGCTGCAGCTACGAACCAGCTCAATACTGTGCCGCTCAACGTCAACGAAGATACGTTCCCGgctgccgaggccgaggccgagctgAACGCCTTTGAGAATAAAGAGCTCGAGCCGTTCATCAAACCAATCTGCGACATTTTCCTCGAAGTCTTTGAGCTCAACAAGGGGAACAATTGGCTCCGCGGTAGAGCTGTAGTAGTCGTTCTTCAACAACTCCTAGGCGGCACGATTGAGAGAAAGGTGCGAGACAATGTCAAGATGCTCGTGCAAGAAGACTCTCTGCTGCGCTACATTGGGCTGGTACAAGACAGTCTCTGGCCTGGGGGTCAGCTGCAGCGAGACCGCAAGCCGCGCACGTCGATtgagaagaaaaagacaCGCACGGAAGCGAGTCTGATGCTGGCCACGCTCGTACCAGATCTTGCCGGAAGCGTTGTAGGAAGAGTCAATGCGCAAGCGGCAAGTCGGCGCATTTTTGCGACATTGAACAACTCGAGGTTAAA CGCACACCTGGTATTCACAATGATTGATGAAATTGTTTCAGTCATCTTTGAAGAGCTCTGA
- a CDS encoding Semialdhyde-dh domain-containing protein, translating into MLSATSVAMRAGARRVVRSSAPLLNNNARNLSSSRSLVALPARDRVTSARGVFRAVASKQLRGYATTTNPNPPLGKKNASNDVPSRIGLIGARGYTGQALIDLLNNHPYMDLRHVSSRELNGKELEGYTKRKIIYENLSPEDVARLDKDVDCWIMALPNSVCKPYVEALGDSKSVIVDLSADYRFDDTWAYGQPELTKRSNITQSTRISNPGCFATGSQLAIAPLLEHIEGQPVVFGVSGYSGAGTKPSPKNDVNLLKDNLIPYSLTGHIHEGEISRHLGTPVAFIPHVVSWFQGIHLTVNIPLNKTMTSRDIRQLYQDRYAGEKLIKVVGEAPLVKDISKKHGVEIGGFAVDKTGKRVIVCATIDNLNKGASTQCLQNMNLALGYAEYEGIPTM; encoded by the exons ATGCTCTCTGCCACCTCCGTGGCCATGCGCGCCGGCGCCCGCCGAGTCGTTCGCTCGTCTGCTcccctcctcaacaacaatGCTCGAAACCTCTCGTCTTCGAGGAGCCTGGTGGCTTTGCCCGCTCGTGATCGTGTCACCTCCGCCCGAGGAGTCTTCCGAGCCGTGGCGAGCAAGCAGCTACGGGGCTACGCCACCACGACAAACCCCAACCCGCCTCTGGGCAAGAAGAATGCCTCCAACGACGTCCCTTCTCGTATCGGGCTTATTGGCGCCCGAGGATACACTGGTCAAGCCCTGATCGATCTGCTCAACAACCATCCTTACATGGACCTTCGACATGTGTCTTCGCGAGAGCTCAAtggcaaggagctcgagggaTATACCAAGCGCAAGATCATCTACGAGAACCTATCCCCCGAGGATGTCGCCCGGCTGGACAAGGACGTCGACTGCTGGATCATGGCTCTTCCCAACTCCGTGTGCAAGCCCTACGTGGAAGCCCTCGGCGATAGCAAGAGCGTCATTGTCGATCTCTCGGCCGACTACCGCTTTGACGATACCTGGGCCTATGGCCAGCCTGAGCTCACAAAGCGGTCCAACATTACTCAGTCTACCAGAATCTCAAATCCCGGCTGTTTTGCTACCGGCTCTCAGCTCGCCATTGCCCCTTTGCTAGAGCACATTGAAGGCCAGCCTGTCGTCTTTGGTGTGTCGGGCTACTCTGGCGCGGGAACCAAGCCATCTCCCAAGAACGacgtcaacctcctcaaggaCAACCTCATCCCTTACAGCCTGACGGGCCACATTCACGAAGGCGAGATCAGCCGTCATCTTGGCACTCCCGTTGCCTTTATCCCGCACGTCGTCTCTTGGTTCCAGGGCATCCATCTCACCGTCAACATCCCCCTCAACAAGACCATGACTTCACGCGACATCCGACAGCTCTACCAGGACCGCTACGCCGGtgagaagctcatcaaggtTGTGGGCGAGGCGCCTCTTGTGAAGGATATCTCCAAGAAGCATGGAGTTGAGATTGGAGGCTTCGCCGTTGACAAGACCGGCAAGCGTGTGATTGT TTGCGCTACGATAGACAACCTAAACAAGGGAGCTAGCACTCAGTGCCTGC AAAACATGAACCTTGCGCTTGGCTACGCCGAGTATGAGGGCATTCCCACCATGTAA